CCAGAGCTTCCACATGACCAAGAACGTCCAGTGCGGCGAGGGCGGCGCGCTCGTCATCAACGACGAGCGCTTCGCCGAGCGGGCGGAGATCCTGCGGGAGAAGGGCACCGACCGGGGCCGGTTCTTCCGCGGGGAGGTCGACAAGTACCACTGGCAGGACACGGGCTCCAGCTATCTGCTGTCGGACGTGCTGGCGGCGTTCCTGCTCGCGCAACTGGAGGCGTTCACGGACATCCAGGCCGGACGGGAACGTGTCTGGGCCGCGTACCACGAACGGCTGGCGGCGTGGGCGGCGGCGAACGGGGTGCGGCGCCCGACCGTCCCGGAGGGGGCCGCTCACCCGGCGCACCTCTACTACCTGCTGCCTCCGGGCCGGGCGGGCGGCGACGCCCTGATCGAGCATCTTTCGCGGCACGGCGTGCAGGCCGTCTCCCACTACCGGCCGCTGCACGACGCCCCGGCGGGCGTCCGGTACGGGCGGGTCGCACCGGGCGGATGCCCCGTGACCGAGCGGGTGGCCGCGGGGATGGTGCGGCTTCCGCTGTTCGCCGGGATGACCGAACGGGAGGTCGACCGCGTCGTGGACGCGGTCGTCCGCCATCGCGCCCGGCGACCCCGCCGCCGGTGACCCCGCCGCCCGGTCCGCCGCCGCCCGGTCCGCCGCCGCCCGGTCCGCCGCCGTCCGGTGCTCCGCCGCCCGGTCCGGGGCCGCCCGCCGGCCCGGTCGCCCGGTCAGCGCGCCTTGCCGCCGATCACCAGGGTGTCGATGCCGGTGAGGTGCACGGTCCTGGTCTCGGCGAAGCCCGCGTCCCGCATCCACCCCCGGCAGTCCTCGGCGGTGTACTCGCCGCCGCCGGGGCTGACCAGCATCATGTGCAGGCTCGTCAGCAGGCCGAAATCGTTGTCCCGCCGATCGTCGTCGATCATGACGTCGTAGACGAGCAGGTCACCGCCCGGCGGCAGCGCCGCGTACGCCCGTTCGATCAGCTTCGCCCGCAGGTGCGGGCTCCAGTCGTGCAGCACGTGCCCGAAGAGCAGCACGTCCGCCTCCGGGAGCGGATCGTTGAAGAAGTCGCCGCCCCGGAAGGCCAGCCTGTCGGACAGCCCGAGGCCGTCGACGTGCTCCTCGAACACCGGCCGCACCGCCGGCAGGTCCATCACGATCCCGTTCAGTTCCGGATGCGCCTTGACCAGCTCGGCGGCCACGTTGCCGCGCGCGCCGCCCAGGTCGGCGAACAGGCGCCGCCCGCTCCAGTCGTAGGACTCGGCGACCGCCGGCCCGGAGAACTGGTTGATGGCGTCCATCGCCGACATGAAGCGCCGCAGCCGTGCCGGGTCGCCGTGCATGTCGTCGTGCTGTTCCTCTTCCTGCTCGACCGGGTAGTCGACGCCGCCCTCCCGGAGGAGCCGGGTGAGCTCCCCCCACTTGACGAACTGGCGATCGAGCATCGTGAGGAACCCACCGCAGTAGGTGGGTTTGCCCGCGTCCAGGTAGGTGTCGGCCACCGGGGCGTTCTCGTACCGGCCGCGGTCACGGCGCAGCAGGCCGAGGGCGACCAGGGCGTCGAGGAAGTCCCGGGCGGCACGGCCGTGCAGGCCGAGTTCCGTACGGAGTTCGGCCTCCGTCGCGGAGCCCCGCGCCAACCGGGTGAACACCTCCAGTTCCACGGCGCTCAGCAGAACCTTCGACTGGAAATAGGCGATGCCCATGCGCAGCACATCGTGAGCGCTCTCGGGTTCTTCCGCCATCCCGACCCCTCTCTGAACGGACCATCACGGTCCGCACATCGTGGGCCCGCGACCTCGCGGACCGGTGGACACCCGCTTGAGAGGGCCGGCGGGTCCCCGTCCTGCCAGGCGTCCTCAAGGTCGTCTCGAGCCGCGTCTGTGAACGTGCGGTCGACCGCACGCCCGGACAGGAACGGTGGGGCCGGATGTCGAACTTCCTGATCAGCACGATGCCCGAGAGCGGGCATGTGAACCCGATGCTGCCCATCGCCGCGGCGCTCGCCGCGCGCGGCCACCGCGTCCGGTGGCACACCGGCGCCGAGTACCGGGAGACGGTCGAGGCGACCGGCGCCCGGTTCACGCCCATGCGGCACGCGCCCCGGTTCCAGGACCTGCCCCCGCGGCGCGATCCGGGCGACGGCTGGGACGCGGTCTCGGCGGTGCTGGAACGGCTGTACCTGGAACCGGCGGCCGGCCAGCTCCGCGACTACCAGGACATCGTGGCGGAGTTCCCGGCGGACGTGGTGTTCAGCGAGTCGACGTCCGCGCTCGGCGGCTACCTGCTGCACGAGCTGGGCGGGCCGCCCTGGGCCCGGCTCGGCGTGAGCATGCCGCCCACCCTGCCGAACTCGGCCGTCCCGCCGCTGTTCTCGCCCGGTCTCTTCGCCGACACCCCCGAAGCGCCGAAGTACTCGTCGTCCCCCGCCGCCATGGCCCGCAACCGCGAGCTCAACCACGAGGTCGCGCACTTCCACCTGCGCGCGTTCACCAACGCGCTCAGCGCCCTGCGGGTCCGGCTCGGCCTGCCGCCGCTGCCCGACGGCGCGACGGCACTGGACGCGACCATCTCACCGTTCCTCCAGGTCCAGACGGGCACGCCCGCGTTCGACTACCCGCGCGACGAGCTCCCCCCGCAGGTCCGGCACGTCGGCCCGCTGCTGCCGCCCGTCCCCGACATGTTCGACCCGCCGTCGTGGTGGGCGGAGGCGACCTCGGGCGACCGTCCCGTCGTGCACGTGACGCAGGGCACGGTGGCCACCGATCCCGGCCGGCTGCTCGCCCCGACCCTCGCCGCGCTGGCCGACGACGACGTCCTCGTGGTCGCCACCACGCCCGCGCCGGACGCGCTCGGCACGGTGCCCGCCAACGCGCGGATCGCCCGGACGATCCCCTACCCGAGCCTGCTGCCGAACGTGGACGCGATGGTGACCAACGGCGGGATCGGCGGCGTGCTGTTCGCCCTCGCCCACGGCGTGCCGCTCGTCGCCACCGGGCAGTCCGAGGACAAGCCGGCGATCTGCGCCCGGATCGCGCACACGGGCGTGGGCATCGACCTGCGCAGCGCGGCGGCCCCCGAACCCGCCCGGATCCGGGACGCGGTGCGCTCCGTCCTCACCGATCCGGCCTTCCGGCGCAACGCCGAACGGGTGCGGGCCGACTTCGCCCGCCACGACCCGCCCGCCGAGGCCGCCGACCTGCTCGAGCGGCTCGCCGCCACCGGCCGTCCCGTCATCGGCTGACGTCCGATCGACCGGCATCTTTTCGACGTCCATTGGAGCACCCACCCGCGGAGGGACCATGTTCGACCACGAGCTGGCCGAGGTGTACGACCTGATCTACCGGCGGCGCGGCAAGGACTACGCGGCCGAGGCCGCCGACATCACCGCGCTGATCCGCCGGCACCGGCCCGGCGCCGCGTCGGTGCTGGACGTGGCGTGCGGCACCGGGGAGCACCTCGTGCACCTCGGGCGGCACTTCGACCACGCCGAGGGGCTGGAGATGTCGGCGGGCATGCTCGGCATCGCCCGGGCCAAGGCGCCGAACCTGACCGTGCACGAGGCCGACATGCGCACCTTCCGGCTCCCGCGCGCCTTCGACGCGGTGACCTGCTTGTTCAGCTCGATCGCGTACCTGGGGACGCGGGAGGGCATGGTCGCGGCGGTGGACCGGATGGCGGCGCACCTCGTCCCCGGCGGGGTACTGATCGTCGAGCCGTGGTGGAGCCCGGACCGCTTCATCGACAAGTACGTCTCGAGCGACGTGGTCGGCGAGGACGGGCGCAGCGTCGCCCGGGTCTCCCGGACCCGGCGGACCGGCGCGAAACAGGCGGAGATGGAGGTCCATTTCGTCATGGCCGACCCGTCCCGCATCCACCACTTCAGCGAGACCCACACGATCGCGCTGTTCACCCGCGAGGAGCACCTGGACGCCTTCCGGCGGTCGGGCTGCACCGCCGAGTTCGTCGAGGGAGGCCCGTCCGGCACCGGCCTGTACGTGGCCGTCCGCTCCGGCTGAGCCGCCCCGGCCCGGCCCCGGCGCGGCCGCCGGAGCCGGGCCGGAGCCGGGCCGGACGGCCGGAACCCGCGGTCAGAGGCCGAGGGTGCGGCGCCGGCGCCGGCCGGGCGCGGGCGGATCGCCCGCGAGCCACCGCTCGATCAGGTCGCAGGCGACCTCGACGCCTTTCTCGGCCCGGATCCGCTCGCCGATCCGGGCCGCCGCGGCGCTCATGGCAGGGTCGCCCACCGCCCGCTCGACGGCGTCGCCCAGCGCGCCGGCGGACAGTTCCCGGAACGGCACGGGCCTCGGCCCGGCGCCCAGCGCGTGCACCCGCTGCCCCCAGAACGGCTGGTCCACGAAGAACGGGACGACGACGTTCGGCACCCCGGCCCGCAGCCCGGCGGCGGTGGTACCGGCACCGCCGTGGTGCACGACGGCCCGCGTGCGCGGGAACAGCCAGTCGTGCGGCGCGTTGTCGACCACCAGCAGATCGTCGGAGGAGGGCAGTTCCGCGGGGTCGCCCAGCAGCACCCCGCGCGCCCCGGCCCGGCGCAGCGCCGTCCGCACCATGCGGGCGGTCGTGGGGGGGTCGGGCAGGACCATGCTGCCGAACCCCACGTACACCGGCGGCGGCCCCGCCTCCACGAAGTCCACCAGTTCGTCGCTCGGACGCCGCTCCGGCACGCCGTCCAGGAACCAGTAGCCGGTGATCTGGACGTACCCCGGCCAGTCCCGGGGGCGGGGCACGACGGCGGGGCTGTACCCGCACAGCCTCGGCAGCCGGTCCCGCGCCATCGAGCGGGCCTGCCCGGCGAACCACGGCAGCGGCGGGAGCCCGAGGTCCGTGGTGCGCCACTCGTTGACGCCGGGGCGCCGCGTCCGCCACATCATCTGGTTGGCGACGGTGTGGCTGAGCCGGTTCCCCCACCGGCCGAGGGACCGCCTGCCCGGGACCAGGTGGCTGGGGTGGTCCCCGGTCGGGTGGCGGGGCAGGTACTCGGCGGCGCAGGCGGGGACGCCGCGTTCCTCGGCGACGTGGTAGGCGGCGGCGCCGGTGTGCGAGAACACGATGGCGTCCGCGTCGGCGCAGGCGTCCCGGGTGGCCGCCATGAACTGCTCGGCCATCGGCGTGATGAACTCGCGGAATCCCCGGACCGAGGCCCGCGTGCCGCCGCCGTCCCCGAGCCAGCGCCGGCCCTCGCCGTCGCCGAGCCGCCGGGGCAGTTCCGCGTCGAGCGGGAAGAAGTCGATCCGGGCGTCCTGGGCGACCTTCTCATAGGTCTTGTCGGCCACCAGCCGAATGTCGTGGCCGCGGCGGCGAAGCCCGGCACCGAGCGCGGCATAGGGCTCGGTGTCGCCTCGGCTGCCGTTCGTGACAAGTACGATCCGCATGCCCGCATGCAAACCCCCGGGGCTCGATTTCCGCTCGAAGGACGCCGCCGGGCGACGGTCGGCGGCGCCGCCCCGGAGACCCGTTTCAAGGTGGGCTGTAGGGGGGCTCGACCGGGCTCTGTGAGTTTCTCCTCAAAGTGTCTTTGTCGCGGAGAGGAACAGCCCCATGGCACATGCCGTCACCGCGCCGCCCGGCGCGGCAGACCCGGAGAGGGCGGCGGCCCTGCGGGTCCGCGGGCTCGTCAAGACCTACCCCGGCGGCCACCGCGCCCTCGACGGGATCGACTTCGACGTCGCCGCCGGCGAGGTGTTCGCGCTGCTGGGGCCGAACGGGGCCGGCAAGTCGACCACCATGAAGATCCTCACCACGCTCTCCCGGCCGGACTCCGGCACCGCCACCATCGGGGGCGTCGAGGTGACCCGCCGCCCGCAGGACGTGCGGAGCCTGATCGGCTGCGTGGCGCAGCGGTCGGGCGCCGACCCGGCCGGCACGGGGCGGGAGAACCTCGTGCTCCAAGGGCGGCTGTACGGGCTGTCCGGGCGTGCCCTGGGCGACCGCGTGGACGAGCTGGTGGAGACGGTCGGCCTGACAGAGTTCGCCGACCGCGTCACCCGTGGCTACTCCGGCGGCACCCAGCGCAAGCTGGACATCGCGATGAGCCTGGTGCACCGGCCGCGGCTGCTGTTCCTCGACGAGCCCACCACCGGGCTCGATCCGGAGATCCGGGCCGAGATCTGGCAGCACATCGCCGGTCTCTCCGCCGCGGGCGCCCTGACCATCGTGCTGACCACGCACTACCTGGAGGAGGCGGACCGCCTCGCGGACCGGGTGGCGATCCTCGACCAGGGCCGGCTGGTGACCCAGGGCACGCCGGCCGAGCTCAAGGACGGGCTCGACGGCGACGCCATCCTGGTCGAGGTGGTCGATCCGGAGGCGGCCGGTCCCGCCCGGCGGATCCTGGAGCGGCTCGACCGGGTCCGCGGGGTCACCGTGGACGGCTGCACCGTGCGGGCCCGCGTCGACGGGGCCGCCATGGCGATCCCGGACGTGCTCGCCGCGCTGGGCCGCGACGGGATCGCCGCGGCGTCGGTCGCCGTGGCCCGGCCCAGCCTCGACGACGTCTACCTGCGCTACGCCGGCCGGAAGGAGGGCGGCCGATGACCGCGGTGGTCTCGCAGTCCTGGTTCATGACGACGCGGCTGCTGCGCGGCACGGTGCGCGAGCCGCTCTTCCTGATGATCGGCCTGGTGCAGCCGGCGATCTGGCTGCTCATCTTCGGCCAGCTGTTCTACCGGGTGACCGAACTGAGCGGCTTCGGCGACGGCCGTCCCTACATCGACTACCTCACCCCGGGGGTGATCGTGATGATGGCGCTCACCCGCGGCGCCTGGAGCGGCGGGAACATCCTCGAGGAGCTGGACCGGGGCGTGCTGGACCGCTTCCTGATCTCGCCGGTGTCGCGGATCGCGCTGATCGGCGGGCATCTGTGCCAGCAGGCGATCACGATCGCCGTGCAGTCGGTCATCGTGCTGGCGCTGGCCCTGGCGATGGGGGCGCGGTTCCCCGGCGGCCCGGCGGGCGCGGGCGTGCTGGTGCTGGCCGCGACCCTGATGGTGCTGGCGGTCGGCTCGCTGTCGATGTCGTTCGCACTGATCATCCGGCGCAGCCAGTCGCTCACCGCGGTGATCCAGTTCGTGCTTCTCCCGCTGGTGTTCCTCAGCTCCGCCTTCATGGACCAGAACCTGGCGGCCGGCTGGATCCAGGCGGCCGCCAAGGTCAACCCGATCGACTGGGCGGTGGTGGCGGGCCGTTCGGCGCTGGCCGCCGACACCGACTGGCGGACGGTGCTCGTCCGGCTGGGCATGCTGGCCCTGCTGGCCGCCGCCTGCGGTCTCCTCGCGGCCCGCTCCTTCCGTTCGTACCAGCGTTCCCTCTAGCCGGACTCACCGGACACACCGGAACGCCGACAGGCCCGACCGCCGGAACGGTCGGGCCTGTCGGCGTTTCCACCGGCCGGTGGCCGGCTACCGGCCGATGTCCAGGCGGATGCCGTAGTCGCGCAGCCAGGTGTCGAGCTGCAGGACGAGTTCGACGTTGGTCCGGCCGCGCCAGCCCTCGGCGAGGCTGTCCGGGTCGTCCAGCAGCTCCCGCGCGGCCTCGCGGTCGACGAGCCCGGCCACCGGCGCGTTCCGGTCGCCGAGCAGCTCTTTCAGCTCGGTCCGCAGGACCTTCGCGTACCCCTCGTCGACGCTGACCGGGAACGGGCTCTTGGGCCGTTCGAGGACCGACGCCGGCAGCAGGTCGGCGACCGCCGCACGCAGCAGGCTCTTCTCCCGACCGTCGAAGGTGTGCAGGCTCCACGGCGTGTTGAACGCGTACTGCATCAGTTCGGGATCGCAGAACGGCACCCGCGTCTCGAGCCCGACGTACGCGCTCAACCGCTCGTCGTTGCGGATGAGGGTCTCCGGGTAACGGGTCAGGTGCGTGTAGGTGATCTCCCGCATGCGCCGCTCCTGCGGGTCGGCGCCGCCGACGTGCGGGACCTCGGCGAGCGCCTCGTGGAACCGTTCCCGCACGTATCCCGGGATGTCCAGGCGGCGGCGCAGGCCGGCGTCCAGCAGCCCGTTGCCGAGCCCGTCCGCGCAGGCCCGCCGCTGCGCGAGCGCCACCCACGGGAACGTGTCGGCGTTGGCGAACTCGGGGTCCTGGACCCAGGCGGGACCGCCGAACAGGGAGTCGGCGAGCTGCCCCGTCAGCGCGACCCGGGAGTGCTCCGCGGCGGCCCGGTAGAGGAGGTAGAGGCCGGTCTGCATGTCCCCGAGCGGGCTCGGCAGGTCGCGGGCGCGGATCGTCTCGGTGCGCATCACCGGGTCGAGCAGGTCCGCGGTGTCCAGGACGACGTCGGTGTGGTCGGACCCGACGTGCGCGACCAGGTCGGCGACGTACGGCGCGTCCAGGGACGTGCGGATCTGGTCCGGCGTGAAGTTCTCGGCCAGTCCCGCGTAGTCGACGGTGAACGTCCGCACCGGGCCGCCGCCCTCGGCGGCCAGCAGCCGGGCGGCGATCGCGGTGAGCCCGCTGGAGTCCAGCCCGCCCGACAGCAGCGAGCACACCGGCACGTCCGCCTTCAGCTGGCGGCCGATCGACTCCTCCAGCAGGCCGCGGACGGTGGCGATGGTGGCGTCGCGGTCGTCGGTGTGCTCGCGCGCCTCCAGGCTCCAGTAGCACCGGGTGTCGAGCCGCCGCGCGCCGATCCGCACCAGGTGCCCGGCCCGCACCTCGTGCATGCCCCGGAACACCACGGCCCCGGGCGTCCCCGCCTGGGACAGCAGCTCCCGGAAACCTTCGGTGTCCACCACCGCGTCGACCCACGGGTGGGCGAGGACGGCCTTGGGCTCGGAGCCGAACAGGACTCCGGCGGGAGTCGGGTAGTAGATGAGCGGCTTGGCGCCGAGCTGGTCGCGCGCCAGCAGCAGCTCCTCGGTGCGCGCGTCCCACACGGCGAAGGCGAAGATGCCGTTCAGCCGCACCGGAAGGTCGTCGCCCCACTCCAGGTAGCCGCGCAGGACGACCTCGGTGTCGCTGCGCGTCCGGAACGGGTGGCCGCGGGCGGCCAGTTCCCTCCGCAGCGCGGGGGCGTTGTAGATCTCACCGTTGAACACGACGACGGCGAGCAGGCGCCCGTCCTCCTCGGCGGCCATCGGCTGCCGCCCGCCCTTGGAATCGACGACCGCCAGCCTGCGGTGCCCGAGCGCGGCGCGCGGGCCGAGCCAGAGCTCCTCCGCGTCGGGACCGCGGCAGGCCATCGTGGCGGTCATGGTCCGGATGGTCGCGCGCTCACGTGTCAGATCGCGCTCGTAGTCCACCCAGCCGGCCAATCCGGACATCCGGTCCTCCTCGCTCTCACACGACCCAGCGGCCGTTTGTCATGACTTCCCGGTCGGCCATCTCTCCCATGTGCCGCCAGGCCTGTACGCGTCGCGGGGTGACGAACAGGTAGACGCAGCCCGGCACCCGCTCCGGGTTCAGCGGCAGCTCCGCGAGCGCCGCCCGCGTCTCGGCCGGGACGGCGTCCGGCTCGGCGATCGCGACGTCGCCGTCCACCAGCACCACGTCCACGGGCGAGCCGAACGCGAGCCGTGCCCGGCCCGGCCGCCGCAGGTTGCGGACGGTCCGCGAGGCCGCGCGGGTCGACATCGCCACGCGCGTCCCGTCCCACACGCAGGCGAGCGGGATCAGGTGCGGCCCGCCGCCGTCGCCGGAGGCGATCCAGGTGTGCCGCGCGGCGCCGAGCAGTTCGAGGACGTCCCGCTTGCGCTCTCGCACGGGGCGCGGCGGAGGGCCGGCGGCGCCCCGGGGCCGGTCCCCGGGCCCGCCGGTCATGCCGCCGCCATCGCGGCCGCGATGTTGCCGACGAAGGCCAGCAGGGCGAAGCCGGTGCGGACCAGGTTCCACCGTCCCCACCGGCGCCGCGGATCCGCCCAGTCGGCGGGCACGGCGTTCTCGTCGAGCGCCTTCACGCTCCGGTTGATGGGGACGTTCTTCGTCTGCGACACCACCGACACGCCGACGAGGAACAGCGCGGACACCGCGAACAGCGGCCGGGCCGCGCCCTCGCCGGCGACGATCGCCAGCACGATGTCGGCCAGCACCGACGACCCCACGATGATCGGCATCATCGGGTCGTAGGCGCGGCCGACCAGTTTGTGCGCCGCGACGTACTGGCCGGGCGCCATCGCCTGCAGTGCGGGCCAGACGCCCACCGCGTGCGTGAACAGCACCCCGGCGGCCAGGCCGCTGCTGACCAGCACGGCCCCGCCGAGGACTTCGGAAATCAAGGTGATCGCTCCTCTCCGGCGTCGCTCCTGGTGCCGCAGTCTCGTCCGCGCGCCTAGAGGGACGCTTGAAGGCGGTTCGCGGCGCGCGGTGCGGGCCGGCGGCGGGTCGAGCAGGGTTTCAAGGTCGCTTCGAGACGCCTTCGAGCCCCCGCGGTAACGCTGCGGTCGTGAGCGAGAAACGTTCGACCAAGACCACTGTCAGTGAGGTCGCGCCGAACCACCGCCGCGGCGGGGACCTGAGAGTTCTGCTCAGCCCGCGGAACGCGGGAGCCACGTCGGGCTTCATGGGCCATCTGACCCTGAAACCGGGCGAGTTCGTCTCGGAGCACTACCACCCTTATTCCGAGGAGTTCCTCTATGTCGTGCGCGGCGACCTGGTCGTCCGCGTCGACGGTGAGCCGGTGCCGCTGGAGCCGGGCAGCGCGCTGCTGATCCCCATCGGCGTCCGGCACCGGGTGGAGAACCGCGGCGCCGTCCCGGCGGAGGCGATCTTCCATCTGGGGCCGTTGGCGCCCCGGCCGGAGGACGGCCATGTCGACACCGAGGCACAGCCCGGCGCCGCGTCGGAGCCGATCGACGTGGGCGGCCCGGCGTGACCCGCCGCGCGGTCGCCATCACCGGGATGGGCGTGGTCGCGCCCGGCGGCACCGGACGCAAGGCGTTCTGGAATCTGCTGACCGACGGCCGGACCGCGACCCGGACGATCTCGCTGTTCGATCCGGCCGGCTTCCGGTCCCGGATCGCCGCGGAATGCGACTTCGATCCGGTGGCGGAGGGGCTGAGCCCGCGGGAGGTCCGGCGCATGGACCGTGCCGCCCAGCTGGCCACCGTGTCCGCGCGGGAGGCCATCGACGACAGCGGCCTGGAGATCGACGAGCTGGATCCGGCGCGCACGGCGGTGTCGCTGGGCAGTGCCGTGGGCTGCACGATGGGCCTGGAGGCCGAGTACGTCGTGGTGAGCGACCAGGGCCGGGACTGGCTGGTCGATCACACCTACGGCGCGCCGCACCTGTACCGGCACCTGGTGCCCAGTTCGCTCGCCGCGGAGGTCGCCTGGGTGTGCGGTGCGGAGGGTCCGGTCGCGCTGATCTCCACCGGCTGCACGTCCGGCCTGGACGCCGTCGGGCACGGCGCGCGCGTCATCGCCGAAGGCGGCGCGGACGTCGCGCTGGCCGGTGCGACCGACGCCCCCATCTCCCCCATCACCGTCGCGTGTTTCGACGCGATCCGGGCCACCTCGCCCAACAACGAGGACCCCGAGCACGCCTCCCGTCCGTTCGACCGGGAGCGCAACGGTTTCGTGCTGGGCGAAGGCGCCGCGGTGTTCGTGCTGGAGGAGCTGGAGCACGCGCGCCGCCGTGGCGCGCGCGTCTACTGCGAGGTCGCCGGGTACGCCACGCGCGGCAACGCCTACCACATGACCGGCCTCAAGCCGGACGGGCGGGAGATGGCGGAGGCGATCCGCGTCGCGATGGAGGCGGCGCGGATCGGACCGGACGACATCGACTACATCAACGCGCACGGGTCCGGCACCAGGCAGAACGACCGGCACGAGACCGCGGCGTTCAAGCGCAGCCTGGGCCACCGGGCCTACGAGGTGCCGGTGAGCTCCATCAAGTCGATGGTCGGCCACTCGCTCGGGGCCATCGGCTCCATCGAGATCGCCGCCTGTGCGCTGGCGATCGAGCACGGCGTCGTGCCGCCGACCGCGAACCTGCACACCCCCGACCCCGAATGCGATCTGGACTACGTGCCGCTGGCGGCGCGCGAGCGGCCGGTCGGCACGGTGCTGAGCGTGGGCAGCGGGTTCGGCGGGTTCCAGACGGCCACGGTGCTCACCGCCCCGGGGAGGCGAGCCTCATGAGGTCGGCGGCGACCGCGGGCACGGCCGCGGCGGGCACTCCCGGCGGCGGCGCGGACCCCCTGGCGGACGCCCCGGTGGTGACCGGCATCGGGGTGGTGTCCCCCACGGGCATCGGACATGAGGCCCACTGGGCGGCGACGTTGCGCGCCGATCCCGCGATCGGCCCGCTGCGCCGTTTCGACGCCTCCTCCTACCCGACCCGGCTGGGCGGCGAGGTTCCCGGTTTCGACACCGCGGACCGCGTCCCCGGACGGCTGATCCCGCAGACCGACCACTGGACGCATCTGGCGCTGGCGGCGACCGACCTGGCGCTCGCCGACGCGGGCGTGGTGCCGGCGGATCTCCCCGAATACGAGATGGCGGTGGTGACCGCCGGGTCGTCGGGCGGGGTGGAGTTCGGGCAGCGGGAGATCCAGGCGCTGTGGGGGAAGGGCCCCCGGCATGTCGGCGCCTACCAGTCGATCGCCTGGTTCTATGCCGCGACCACCGGGCAGATCTCCATCCGCCACGGCATGCGCGGCCCCTGCGGAGTCGTCGTCGCCGAGCAGGCCGGGGCGCTGGAGTCGTTCGCGCAGGCCCGCCGGCATCTCGCCGACGGCACCCGGATGGTGGTGGCGGGCGGCACCGACGCGCCGTTCAGCCCGTACGGGCTGACCTGCCAGCTCAGCAGCGGCAGGCTCAGCACCCGCACCGACCCGGCCCGCGCCTACCTGCCCTTCGACGCCGCCGCGGC
The nucleotide sequence above comes from Actinomadura algeriensis. Encoded proteins:
- the rffA gene encoding dTDP-4-amino-4,6-dideoxygalactose transaminase, which gives rise to MLKETPRPDGSPEAAARVPFNRAYTAGRETAYMAAAVRSGSTAGDGPFTRRAAAHVAALTGAPRALLTTSCTHALELTALLLDLRPGDEVIMPAFTFTSTANAYVLRGAVPVFVDVRPDTLNIDERLIEDAVTERTRAIVVVHYAGVACEMDAVLDVAGRYGIPVVEDNAHGLGGSYRGRPLGSLGVLGAQSFHMTKNVQCGEGGALVINDERFAERAEILREKGTDRGRFFRGEVDKYHWQDTGSSYLLSDVLAAFLLAQLEAFTDIQAGRERVWAAYHERLAAWAAANGVRRPTVPEGAAHPAHLYYLLPPGRAGGDALIEHLSRHGVQAVSHYRPLHDAPAGVRYGRVAPGGCPVTERVAAGMVRLPLFAGMTEREVDRVVDAVVRHRARRPRRR
- a CDS encoding methyltransferase, with amino-acid sequence MAEEPESAHDVLRMGIAYFQSKVLLSAVELEVFTRLARGSATEAELRTELGLHGRAARDFLDALVALGLLRRDRGRYENAPVADTYLDAGKPTYCGGFLTMLDRQFVKWGELTRLLREGGVDYPVEQEEEQHDDMHGDPARLRRFMSAMDAINQFSGPAVAESYDWSGRRLFADLGGARGNVAAELVKAHPELNGIVMDLPAVRPVFEEHVDGLGLSDRLAFRGGDFFNDPLPEADVLLFGHVLHDWSPHLRAKLIERAYAALPPGGDLLVYDVMIDDDRRDNDFGLLTSLHMMLVSPGGGEYTAEDCRGWMRDAGFAETRTVHLTGIDTLVIGGKAR
- a CDS encoding glycosyltransferase, coding for MSNFLISTMPESGHVNPMLPIAAALAARGHRVRWHTGAEYRETVEATGARFTPMRHAPRFQDLPPRRDPGDGWDAVSAVLERLYLEPAAGQLRDYQDIVAEFPADVVFSESTSALGGYLLHELGGPPWARLGVSMPPTLPNSAVPPLFSPGLFADTPEAPKYSSSPAAMARNRELNHEVAHFHLRAFTNALSALRVRLGLPPLPDGATALDATISPFLQVQTGTPAFDYPRDELPPQVRHVGPLLPPVPDMFDPPSWWAEATSGDRPVVHVTQGTVATDPGRLLAPTLAALADDDVLVVATTPAPDALGTVPANARIARTIPYPSLLPNVDAMVTNGGIGGVLFALAHGVPLVATGQSEDKPAICARIAHTGVGIDLRSAAAPEPARIRDAVRSVLTDPAFRRNAERVRADFARHDPPAEAADLLERLAATGRPVIG
- a CDS encoding class I SAM-dependent methyltransferase, translating into MFDHELAEVYDLIYRRRGKDYAAEAADITALIRRHRPGAASVLDVACGTGEHLVHLGRHFDHAEGLEMSAGMLGIARAKAPNLTVHEADMRTFRLPRAFDAVTCLFSSIAYLGTREGMVAAVDRMAAHLVPGGVLIVEPWWSPDRFIDKYVSSDVVGEDGRSVARVSRTRRTGAKQAEMEVHFVMADPSRIHHFSETHTIALFTREEHLDAFRRSGCTAEFVEGGPSGTGLYVAVRSG
- a CDS encoding glycosyltransferase, producing the protein MRIVLVTNGSRGDTEPYAALGAGLRRRGHDIRLVADKTYEKVAQDARIDFFPLDAELPRRLGDGEGRRWLGDGGGTRASVRGFREFITPMAEQFMAATRDACADADAIVFSHTGAAAYHVAEERGVPACAAEYLPRHPTGDHPSHLVPGRRSLGRWGNRLSHTVANQMMWRTRRPGVNEWRTTDLGLPPLPWFAGQARSMARDRLPRLCGYSPAVVPRPRDWPGYVQITGYWFLDGVPERRPSDELVDFVEAGPPPVYVGFGSMVLPDPPTTARMVRTALRRAGARGVLLGDPAELPSSDDLLVVDNAPHDWLFPRTRAVVHHGGAGTTAAGLRAGVPNVVVPFFVDQPFWGQRVHALGAGPRPVPFRELSAGALGDAVERAVGDPAMSAAAARIGERIRAEKGVEVACDLIERWLAGDPPAPGRRRRRTLGL
- a CDS encoding ATP-binding cassette domain-containing protein; amino-acid sequence: MAHAVTAPPGAADPERAAALRVRGLVKTYPGGHRALDGIDFDVAAGEVFALLGPNGAGKSTTMKILTTLSRPDSGTATIGGVEVTRRPQDVRSLIGCVAQRSGADPAGTGRENLVLQGRLYGLSGRALGDRVDELVETVGLTEFADRVTRGYSGGTQRKLDIAMSLVHRPRLLFLDEPTTGLDPEIRAEIWQHIAGLSAAGALTIVLTTHYLEEADRLADRVAILDQGRLVTQGTPAELKDGLDGDAILVEVVDPEAAGPARRILERLDRVRGVTVDGCTVRARVDGAAMAIPDVLAALGRDGIAAASVAVARPSLDDVYLRYAGRKEGGR
- a CDS encoding ABC transporter permease, coding for MTAVVSQSWFMTTRLLRGTVREPLFLMIGLVQPAIWLLIFGQLFYRVTELSGFGDGRPYIDYLTPGVIVMMALTRGAWSGGNILEELDRGVLDRFLISPVSRIALIGGHLCQQAITIAVQSVIVLALALAMGARFPGGPAGAGVLVLAATLMVLAVGSLSMSFALIIRRSQSLTAVIQFVLLPLVFLSSAFMDQNLAAGWIQAAAKVNPIDWAVVAGRSALAADTDWRTVLVRLGMLALLAAACGLLAARSFRSYQRSL